Proteins found in one Prochlorothrix hollandica PCC 9006 = CALU 1027 genomic segment:
- a CDS encoding TIGR03960 family B12-binding radical SAM protein — MAVAVEHLLNPDVSRPARYLGTELGAVHKPWVFDRHQTQVRWALTYPEIYEVGASNLGHIILYNIINAQPRQLCDRAYLPAPDLSAKLRDTDTPLFAVESRRSLKDFDILGFSLSYELGATNILEMLDLAQIPLTARERSVPDRPRDHPDSWPLIFAGGQTATSNPEPYAEFFDFIALGDGEELLPEIGLIVEEGKAAGLGREALLLDLAQVPGVYVPQFYAMAGDGSVHPLRPDVPPRILRRVATPIPAYSIGLVSYVQTVHDRLTLEIRRGCTRGCRFCQPGMLTRPARDVEPEAVVEAIEKGIRATGHNEFSLLSLSCSDYLALPGLGMEIKNRLKDENISLSLPSQRVDRFDENIANILGGVRKTGITFAPEAGTQRMRDIVNKGLTNEELLRGVREAHRQGWTKIKLYFMIGLPGETDADVVGIAETVRWLRQECQGRRRLDFNLTISNFTPKPHTPFQWHSVSTTEFSRKQRLLQGEFRGMGGVKINFTDVRISAMEDFVGRGDRRLGAVVRRAWELGAGMDSWWESVDKAFAAWTQAIEESDLTWKYRQVEAGEWNLFAHRSDSGTPPDPDSPLDSPESPESPEFPDSHPPAPNLQAALPWDHLDTGIDKQWLIDDLARALEAATVPDCSFEGCSHCGVCGVDFGHNVVVPPLPIPRFEGHFQPPKERAQRLRVHFGKLGDMRLLSHLDLLRLWERTVRRAQLPIAFSGGFHPSPRIVPANALSLGSTSSAELLDLELTEERDPAVVLAQLQAHFPATIPVYSVTVVPDRPGVKSLALTQVLEEAQYSIGVTALDGEGVAEAVDRPLWLGWVAQVLAATTIELEHTTKSGKVQWVNVRDRLVSLELRPPLESGDLGVTLTYRGSCRNDGTLLRPEQVVQMLGQVANREFQLGRIHRDRLFLQEAAV, encoded by the coding sequence GTGGCCGTTGCTGTTGAACACCTTTTAAACCCCGACGTTAGCCGTCCTGCCCGCTATCTGGGCACAGAATTGGGGGCTGTGCATAAACCTTGGGTTTTCGATCGCCACCAGACCCAAGTGCGATGGGCCTTGACCTACCCCGAAATCTACGAGGTGGGAGCCTCCAACCTGGGGCACATCATTCTCTATAACATCATCAATGCCCAGCCCCGGCAACTGTGCGATCGCGCCTATCTGCCCGCCCCCGATCTCTCCGCCAAACTGCGGGACACCGATACCCCCCTCTTTGCCGTGGAATCCCGCCGCAGCCTCAAGGACTTCGATATTCTGGGCTTTAGCCTCAGCTACGAACTAGGAGCCACCAATATCCTGGAAATGCTGGACTTGGCCCAAATTCCCCTGACGGCCAGGGAACGATCGGTCCCCGATCGCCCCCGGGATCACCCCGACAGTTGGCCCCTGATCTTCGCCGGGGGTCAAACCGCCACCTCCAACCCCGAACCCTACGCCGAGTTCTTTGATTTCATCGCCCTGGGGGATGGGGAAGAATTACTGCCGGAAATTGGCCTAATCGTGGAAGAAGGCAAGGCGGCGGGCCTGGGGCGGGAGGCGTTGCTGTTGGATCTGGCCCAGGTGCCGGGGGTCTATGTGCCCCAGTTCTATGCCATGGCGGGGGATGGCTCCGTGCATCCCCTGCGCCCCGATGTGCCCCCCCGGATTTTGCGCCGCGTGGCCACCCCCATCCCCGCCTACTCCATTGGCCTGGTGTCCTATGTGCAAACGGTGCACGATCGCCTGACCCTGGAAATTCGCCGGGGCTGTACCCGGGGCTGTCGCTTTTGCCAACCGGGAATGCTGACCCGTCCGGCGCGGGATGTGGAACCGGAGGCGGTGGTGGAAGCCATCGAAAAGGGCATTCGGGCCACGGGTCACAATGAATTTTCCCTGCTATCCCTCAGTTGCTCCGATTATCTGGCCCTACCGGGCCTGGGCATGGAAATCAAAAATCGCCTCAAGGATGAAAATATTTCCCTATCTTTGCCCAGTCAGCGGGTCGATCGCTTTGATGAGAATATCGCCAATATTCTGGGGGGAGTGCGCAAAACCGGCATTACCTTTGCTCCCGAAGCCGGTACCCAGCGAATGCGGGATATTGTTAACAAAGGCTTGACCAACGAGGAACTGCTGCGGGGGGTGCGGGAAGCTCACCGCCAAGGCTGGACTAAGATTAAGCTCTATTTCATGATCGGCCTGCCAGGGGAAACCGATGCCGATGTGGTGGGCATTGCTGAAACCGTGCGCTGGTTGCGCCAGGAGTGCCAGGGTCGCCGTCGCCTTGACTTTAATCTGACCATTTCTAATTTCACCCCCAAGCCCCACACCCCGTTCCAGTGGCATTCCGTGTCCACCACGGAATTTAGCCGCAAACAACGGCTGCTTCAGGGGGAATTCCGGGGTATGGGGGGGGTCAAGATTAACTTTACCGATGTGCGCATCTCCGCCATGGAAGATTTTGTGGGCCGGGGCGATCGTCGCCTGGGGGCAGTGGTGCGGCGGGCCTGGGAACTGGGGGCGGGGATGGATTCCTGGTGGGAGAGCGTGGACAAAGCTTTCGCGGCCTGGACCCAAGCCATTGAGGAGTCGGATTTGACGTGGAAATACCGCCAAGTGGAGGCGGGGGAATGGAACCTGTTTGCCCATCGGTCAGACTCTGGCACCCCGCCAGACCCAGACTCGCCCCTAGACTCTCCAGAATCCCCAGAATCCCCAGAATTCCCTGATTCTCACCCCCCAGCCCCCAATCTCCAGGCGGCTCTCCCCTGGGATCACCTGGACACGGGCATTGATAAACAGTGGCTGATCGATGACCTAGCCCGTGCCCTGGAAGCGGCAACGGTGCCGGACTGTTCCTTTGAGGGCTGTTCCCACTGTGGGGTTTGTGGGGTGGACTTTGGCCATAATGTGGTGGTGCCGCCCCTGCCTATTCCCCGGTTTGAGGGCCACTTTCAGCCCCCCAAGGAGCGGGCGCAACGGCTGCGGGTTCATTTTGGCAAGTTGGGGGATATGCGCCTCCTCAGCCATTTGGATCTGCTGCGGCTGTGGGAGCGGACGGTGCGCCGTGCCCAGTTACCCATTGCCTTTAGTGGCGGTTTCCACCCCAGCCCCCGCATTGTCCCCGCCAATGCCCTGTCCTTAGGGTCCACCAGTTCGGCGGAGTTGCTGGATCTGGAGCTAACCGAGGAGCGGGATCCGGCGGTGGTGTTGGCCCAGCTTCAAGCCCATTTTCCGGCCACTATTCCGGTGTACAGTGTTACGGTTGTTCCCGATCGACCGGGGGTCAAGTCCCTGGCCCTCACCCAGGTGCTGGAGGAGGCCCAGTATTCCATTGGGGTGACGGCCCTGGATGGGGAGGGGGTGGCGGAAGCCGTCGATCGCCCGCTTTGGCTGGGTTGGGTGGCCCAGGTGCTGGCGGCGACGACGATCGAACTGGAACACACCACGAAGTCGGGTAAGGTGCAGTGGGTCAATGTGCGAGATCGCTTGGTGAGTCTGGAACTACGCCCCCCGCTGGAGTCTGGGGATCTGGGGGTGACGCTGACCTATCGGGGCAGTTGCCGCAATGATGGCACGTTGCTGCGTCCGGAACAGGTGGTGCAGATGCTGGGCCAGGTGGCGAACCGGGAGTTCCAGTTGGGCCGAATCCACCGCGATCGGCTGTTTCTACAGGAAGCGGCGGTCTAG
- a CDS encoding tetratricopeptide repeat protein produces MADKTIAATNDYNLWRLMVAMRASYGKLNLLVATCDQGFYRDRLIQSYEAELGAGGTQCHQVRLDRDSLSLRQTLEGWQAQHPQGLNPPAVVTVLGADGLLGVRLGDAPSDQERFAFSAQWTREALRGFAVPLVLWLRPETATLLASVAPDFWSWRGGVFEFSAPTPLPTATVAQPREFSPPAAPAESTPDGPDPVALLQEIHALETQDPQSPLLAGLYTTLAGAYVDRCQQGKAEDYRQELHQALTVAGHAVALHEAANSGTGLATALNRYARSYELLGRYPEAEPLYGRALAICEQELGANHPDTATSLNNLALLYKSMGRYEEALPLYQRSLAIREQELGANHPDTATSLNNLAVLYESMGRYEEALPLYQRSLAIYEQELGASHPDTASTLNNLAALYESMGRYEEALPLYERAVEIATQVLGPTHPNTQTFQENLQICQNQMP; encoded by the coding sequence ATGGCGGACAAGACGATCGCGGCGACGAACGACTACAATTTGTGGCGCTTGATGGTGGCGATGCGGGCCAGCTATGGCAAGCTGAACCTGTTGGTGGCCACCTGTGATCAGGGGTTCTACCGCGATCGCCTGATCCAGTCCTATGAGGCGGAGTTGGGGGCGGGGGGAACCCAGTGCCATCAGGTGCGCTTGGATCGGGACAGTTTGAGTTTGCGCCAAACCCTGGAGGGGTGGCAGGCCCAGCACCCCCAGGGGCTAAATCCACCGGCGGTGGTGACGGTGTTGGGGGCGGATGGGCTGTTGGGGGTGCGTTTGGGGGATGCCCCGTCGGATCAGGAGCGTTTTGCGTTTTCGGCCCAGTGGACGCGGGAGGCGTTGCGGGGGTTTGCGGTGCCGTTGGTGCTGTGGCTGAGACCGGAAACGGCGACGCTGTTGGCGAGTGTGGCTCCGGATTTCTGGAGTTGGCGGGGCGGTGTGTTTGAGTTTTCCGCCCCCACGCCCCTGCCGACTGCGACGGTGGCCCAGCCCAGGGAGTTCTCCCCCCCTGCTGCCCCGGCTGAGTCCACCCCAGACGGTCCGGATCCGGTGGCGCTGCTCCAGGAAATCCACGCCCTGGAAACCCAGGATCCCCAGTCTCCTCTGTTGGCGGGGTTATACACAACGTTGGCGGGTGCCTATGTCGATCGTTGTCAGCAGGGAAAGGCTGAGGATTATCGCCAGGAGTTACACCAGGCGTTAACGGTTGCGGGCCATGCCGTTGCGCTCCATGAAGCGGCAAACTCTGGAACCGGTTTAGCCACAGCTTTAAACCGCTACGCCCGCAGCTATGAACTATTAGGCCGCTACCCAGAAGCAGAACCCCTCTATGGCCGAGCCTTGGCGATTTGTGAGCAGGAATTGGGGGCAAACCATCCCGACACCGCCACCAGTTTGAACAATTTGGCGCTTTTGTACAAGTCCATGGGCCGCTACGAGGAGGCGTTACCCCTGTATCAGCGATCGTTGGCGATACGGGAGCAGGAATTGGGGGCAAACCATCCCGACACCGCCACCAGTTTGAACAATTTGGCGGTCTTGTACGAGTCCATGGGCCGCTACGAGGAGGCGTTACCCCTGTATCAGCGATCGTTGGCGATTTATGAGCAGGAATTGGGAGCAAGCCATCCCGACACCGCCTCCACTTTGAACAATTTGGCGGCATTGTACGAGTCCATGGGCCGCTACGAGGAGGCGTTACCCCTGTACGAGCGTGCGGTGGAGATTGCCACCCAAGTTCTCGGCCCCACCCACCCCAACACCCAAACCTTCCAAGAAAACCTGCAAATCTGCCAAAACCAAATGCCCTGA
- a CDS encoding ATP-binding protein, with translation MDPLQPMDRLQQAYRDLDLSPLVEPEDIERFRIDYGLDVLVRLKREIQASKDDGKFVFTGHRGCGKSTLLKRLAVDLKSQHHVVFFSVADLLELSAITHVNILYAIALQLISSASQLRLNVPDDIVKTILGWNQQLTQTEGQEHKTGVEFQANLLSAVTLKLQQEKVFRDELETTFAKRISELVSKIDRLAATIQSQRKKTVVVIIDDLDKLDVPLAEDIYRKNVKSLFSPAIRIVFTIPVSAIQEPQVMGALNSAGIVRPRTFAVAKFFPWEQRHDPQAEPIAKTLDLFLRILERRIPGDLIDPETAREMVLKSGGVLRELVRLGRECCTEAMVRLEIDPGEATGRIDGEVLALAVRNIRNDFARQMGASLYEILQTVYQEGQPLDSSDLGFVKLLHGLMVLEYENDALWYDVHPIVLDLLKRQQAVS, from the coding sequence ATGGATCCGCTACAACCGATGGATCGCTTACAACAAGCCTACCGGGATCTGGATCTCTCTCCCTTGGTGGAGCCGGAGGATATCGAACGATTCCGCATTGACTATGGGCTGGATGTGTTGGTGCGGCTGAAGCGGGAAATCCAAGCCTCGAAAGATGACGGCAAATTTGTCTTTACGGGGCATCGGGGCTGTGGTAAATCGACCCTGTTGAAGCGGTTGGCGGTGGACTTAAAATCCCAGCACCATGTGGTCTTTTTTTCCGTGGCGGATCTGTTGGAATTGTCCGCCATTACCCATGTCAATATTTTGTATGCCATTGCGTTGCAATTAATCAGTAGCGCTAGCCAACTCCGCCTCAATGTACCGGACGATATTGTTAAGACTATTTTGGGGTGGAATCAGCAATTGACCCAAACCGAGGGCCAAGAGCATAAAACGGGGGTCGAATTCCAGGCTAACTTGCTGAGCGCTGTCACCCTGAAACTGCAACAGGAAAAAGTTTTTCGGGATGAGCTGGAAACCACCTTTGCGAAACGGATTTCTGAACTGGTGAGCAAGATCGATCGCCTTGCGGCCACTATCCAAAGCCAAAGGAAAAAAACCGTGGTGGTGATCATTGATGATCTGGATAAGCTGGATGTGCCCCTGGCGGAAGATATCTACCGGAAAAACGTCAAATCCCTGTTTTCTCCGGCTATTCGCATTGTTTTCACCATTCCCGTGTCCGCCATCCAAGAACCCCAGGTGATGGGTGCCCTCAATTCCGCCGGGATCGTGCGGCCCCGAACCTTTGCGGTGGCTAAGTTTTTCCCCTGGGAGCAGCGCCACGATCCCCAGGCGGAACCCATTGCCAAAACCCTCGATCTGTTTTTGAGAATCCTGGAACGGCGGATTCCTGGGGATCTGATTGACCCGGAAACTGCGCGGGAGATGGTGTTGAAAAGTGGCGGGGTGTTGCGGGAGTTGGTGCGTTTGGGGCGGGAGTGTTGTACGGAAGCCATGGTGCGCTTGGAGATTGACCCAGGGGAGGCCACAGGCCGCATTGATGGGGAAGTTTTGGCCCTGGCGGTGCGGAATATTCGCAATGATTTTGCTCGCCAGATGGGGGCCAGTTTATATGAAATTTTGCAGACGGTTTACCAGGAGGGGCAACCCTTGGATAGCAGTGATTTAGGGTTTGTTAAGTTGCTCCATGGGTTGATGGTGTTGGAGTATGAAAATGATGCGCTGTGGTATGACGTGCATCCCATTGTGCTGGATTTGCTGAAACGACAACAGGCGGTTAGCTAA
- a CDS encoding CRR6 family NdhI maturation factor → MALTISLDLSILESLDLTPAQQLLDPLVAQGTVLHQEQQISFTINYPREDGDPRELSEIPEIRLWFVRLDARYPWLPLLLDWKAGELARYMAMVVPHQFHPMEGIQYNPEALEIFVMAKTFVIMDWLRQQGVEGKSRVQAMTQMLGYELADEFFALINP, encoded by the coding sequence ATGGCCTTAACCATCAGTCTCGACCTCAGCATCCTGGAGAGCCTCGACTTAACCCCGGCCCAGCAACTCCTCGATCCCCTCGTGGCCCAAGGGACGGTGCTGCACCAGGAGCAACAGATCTCCTTTACCATCAATTACCCCCGTGAAGACGGCGATCCCCGCGAGTTATCGGAAATTCCCGAAATACGCCTGTGGTTTGTGCGTTTAGATGCCCGTTACCCCTGGTTGCCCCTGCTGCTGGATTGGAAGGCCGGGGAGTTGGCACGGTACATGGCCATGGTGGTGCCCCACCAGTTCCACCCCATGGAGGGCATTCAGTATAATCCCGAAGCCCTGGAAATCTTTGTGATGGCGAAAACCTTTGTGATCATGGACTGGCTGCGGCAGCAGGGGGTGGAGGGGAAGTCACGGGTTCAGGCCATGACCCAAATGCTGGGCTATGAACTGGCAGACGAGTTTTTCGCGCTGATTAATCCCTAG
- a CDS encoding adenylate/guanylate cyclase domain-containing protein: MNSPPDALCYPELMVLQQRVAALEAELQQTQEALISSNVRHRSLLQAIPDLIMRISAQGVYLDFVEAKGMTLLVKRSQDRLGKTVDDILPPALAHSYREAITLALATGETQVFEYQLHIQDRLGDYEARVVACGVEEAVVIVRDITLRKQTEAALRLEQERSEQLLLNILPGPIAEKLKLAPTAIADRFEEATILFADIVGFTQLSASLCATELVSLLNDLFSQFDTAVERLGLEKIKTVGDAYMVVGGIPTPQANHAQAIATLALELQTIVDRFANTRQMPIEIRIGINTGTVVAGVIGLRKFIYDLWGDAVNIASRMESHGVPGQIQVSASTYGLLRQEFLFQDRGAIEIKGKGWMHTYMLLGHKTLTV, encoded by the coding sequence ATGAACTCTCCCCCCGATGCGCTCTGTTACCCCGAATTAATGGTTTTGCAACAACGGGTTGCCGCGCTGGAGGCTGAGTTGCAGCAAACCCAAGAGGCGTTGATATCCAGCAATGTCCGCCATCGATCGCTGCTCCAGGCCATCCCCGATCTGATTATGCGCATCAGCGCCCAGGGGGTTTATTTGGACTTTGTGGAAGCCAAAGGCATGACCCTGTTGGTGAAGCGGTCCCAGGATCGCCTCGGCAAAACGGTGGACGACATCCTACCCCCCGCCCTGGCCCACAGCTATCGGGAGGCCATCACCCTAGCCCTGGCCACGGGGGAAACCCAGGTGTTTGAGTATCAACTGCACATTCAGGATCGCCTAGGGGACTATGAGGCGCGGGTGGTGGCCTGTGGAGTGGAGGAGGCGGTGGTCATTGTCCGGGATATCACCCTGCGCAAACAAACAGAAGCGGCGTTGCGCCTGGAACAGGAACGATCGGAGCAATTACTCCTCAATATCTTGCCCGGTCCCATTGCCGAAAAGCTAAAACTAGCCCCTACGGCCATCGCCGATCGCTTTGAGGAAGCCACCATTCTCTTTGCCGATATTGTGGGATTCACCCAACTATCCGCCAGCCTCTGTGCCACGGAACTGGTGAGCTTGCTCAATGATTTGTTTTCCCAATTTGACACAGCAGTGGAGCGGCTGGGGTTGGAGAAAATCAAAACCGTGGGGGATGCCTACATGGTGGTGGGGGGGATTCCCACGCCCCAGGCCAACCATGCCCAGGCGATCGCCACCCTGGCGCTGGAGTTGCAGACCATCGTCGATCGCTTTGCCAACACCCGCCAAATGCCTATCGAAATCCGCATTGGTATCAACACCGGGACGGTGGTGGCGGGGGTGATTGGGCTGCGCAAGTTTATCTATGATCTCTGGGGTGATGCGGTCAATATTGCCAGCCGCATGGAGTCCCATGGTGTACCGGGGCAAATCCAAGTCAGCGCCAGTACCTATGGCCTGCTGCGGCAGGAGTTCCTGTTCCAAGACCGGGGGGCGATCGAAATTAAAGGCAAAGGCTGGATGCACACCTATATGCTGTTGGGCCATAAAACCCTGACCGTTTAA
- the alr gene encoding alanine racemase — MSDQRLDILPRQRAWVEVDLEALAHNVRQIRGLLAAQTDLLAVVKADAYGHGSIGVAQTALQAGATWLGVATVMEGIELRRAGINAPILLLGSVHTPAEIQAIAQWQIQPTLCSPKQALIFSETLSSGDRALSVHLKLDTGMARLGAPWTEAVEFVQWVQRLPHLTVASVYSHFATADEVDQTLLWQQKHCFDQAIAALRAQGICPPCLHLANSAATLLDSHLHYDMVRVGLALYGLYPAPHFRDNPDRSLDLRPVLQVKARVTQVKTIQAGMGVSYGHRFIARQETRVATVGIGYADGVPRLLSNQMQVLVRGQAVPQIGSVTMDQLMLDVSGLDLVEPGEVVTLLGQSGNIRLGAEDWAMAIGTISWEILCGFKHRLPRVAVRSTVLDRSLSSNPGCRLPSVG, encoded by the coding sequence ATGTCAGATCAGCGGCTGGATATTTTGCCTCGGCAGCGGGCTTGGGTAGAAGTGGATCTCGAAGCCCTCGCCCATAATGTGCGGCAAATTCGGGGACTATTGGCGGCCCAGACTGACCTGTTGGCGGTGGTCAAAGCCGATGCCTATGGCCACGGGTCGATCGGGGTCGCCCAAACGGCCCTGCAAGCCGGAGCCACCTGGCTGGGGGTGGCCACCGTCATGGAAGGCATTGAACTGCGCCGCGCTGGCATTAACGCCCCGATTTTGCTGCTGGGGTCCGTCCATACCCCCGCCGAAATCCAAGCCATTGCCCAATGGCAAATTCAACCGACCCTCTGTAGTCCTAAGCAGGCGTTAATCTTTTCCGAAACCCTGAGTTCTGGCGATCGCGCCCTATCGGTTCACCTCAAACTAGATACCGGCATGGCCCGCTTGGGGGCACCCTGGACCGAGGCCGTGGAATTTGTGCAGTGGGTGCAGCGCCTGCCCCATCTCACCGTTGCCAGTGTTTACTCCCACTTTGCCACCGCCGATGAGGTGGATCAAACCCTGCTGTGGCAACAGAAACATTGTTTTGATCAGGCGATCGCCGCCCTCCGCGCCCAGGGCATCTGTCCCCCCTGCCTCCACCTGGCCAACTCCGCCGCCACCCTCCTCGACTCCCACCTCCACTACGACATGGTGCGGGTGGGGCTGGCCCTCTATGGTCTCTACCCGGCTCCCCATTTTCGGGACAACCCCGATCGGTCCCTGGATCTGCGGCCTGTGCTCCAGGTGAAAGCACGGGTCACCCAGGTGAAAACCATCCAGGCGGGGATGGGAGTCAGCTACGGCCACCGGTTTATAGCACGCCAGGAAACACGGGTAGCCACCGTGGGCATTGGCTATGCCGATGGGGTGCCCCGGCTGCTGTCGAACCAAATGCAGGTGTTGGTGCGGGGGCAAGCAGTGCCCCAAATCGGATCCGTCACCATGGATCAACTCATGTTGGATGTGTCCGGGCTGGACCTGGTGGAACCGGGGGAAGTGGTGACCCTGTTGGGACAATCGGGCAACATTCGCCTAGGGGCAGAGGACTGGGCCATGGCCATCGGCACCATTTCCTGGGAAATTCTCTGTGGCTTTAAGCACCGGTTGCCCCGGGTGGCGGTGCGATCGACGGTGCTAGATCGAAGTTTGTCCAGCAATCCAGGGTGTCGGCTCCCGTCGGTGGGATAA
- the pntB gene encoding Re/Si-specific NAD(P)(+) transhydrogenase subunit beta — protein MTNSLTSVAYIAASVLFILSLGGLSNQESSRRGNLYGILGMLLAIVATAFSAQVTGYLTLAAVIVPGVIIGALLASRVAMTSMPELVAILHSFVGLAAVLVGIGSYLSPDPNLVGAEATIHELEVFIGVFIGAVTFTGSIIAFGKLRAILSSKPLTLPGRHLLNLSLLGAVVVLGVQFMQAPELGGLQPLVIMTGLAAVLGLHLVAAIGGADMPVVISMLNSYSGWAAAAAGFMLSNDLLIVTGALVGSSGAILSYIMCNAMNRSFLSVILGGFGAGSGQAASGASAIEGQITTTSVEETVDLLNAARSVIIVPGYGMAVAQAQHPVSEITQMLRKKGVTVRFGIHPVAGRLPGHMNVLLAEANVPYDIVLEMDEINEDFPETDVVLVIGANDTVNPSALEDPTSPIAGMPVLEVWKGADVIVMKRGMASGYAGVENPLFYKDNTHMLFGDAKTNVTAILGQLLAQKSSGKGAAKELLKV, from the coding sequence ATGACCAATAGCCTAACGAGCGTCGCCTATATTGCGGCTAGTGTTCTCTTTATCCTCAGTTTGGGAGGTCTGTCTAACCAGGAATCCTCCCGTCGCGGTAATCTTTACGGCATTCTGGGTATGTTGCTGGCGATCGTGGCCACCGCCTTCAGTGCCCAGGTCACGGGCTACCTCACCCTGGCCGCTGTCATTGTGCCGGGGGTGATCATCGGTGCCCTCTTGGCCTCCCGTGTCGCCATGACCTCCATGCCGGAACTAGTGGCTATTCTCCATAGCTTTGTGGGTTTAGCAGCGGTATTGGTGGGCATTGGCAGCTATCTCAGCCCTGATCCCAACCTGGTGGGTGCGGAAGCCACTATCCATGAGCTAGAAGTCTTTATCGGGGTTTTCATTGGAGCGGTCACCTTCACCGGTTCGATCATTGCCTTTGGTAAACTGCGGGCCATCCTCAGCAGCAAACCCCTCACCCTTCCCGGTCGCCACCTCCTCAACCTCAGTCTGCTGGGGGCGGTCGTGGTTCTGGGGGTGCAGTTTATGCAGGCTCCGGAACTGGGGGGACTGCAACCCCTGGTCATCATGACGGGTCTGGCGGCGGTGCTGGGGCTGCACTTGGTAGCGGCCATTGGCGGCGCGGATATGCCCGTGGTCATTTCCATGCTCAACAGCTACTCCGGCTGGGCGGCGGCGGCAGCGGGTTTCATGCTGTCCAATGATTTGCTGATTGTGACCGGTGCCCTGGTGGGCAGCAGTGGCGCGATCCTGAGCTACATCATGTGTAATGCCATGAATCGCTCTTTTCTGAGTGTGATTTTGGGGGGATTTGGGGCTGGGTCTGGACAAGCCGCCAGTGGCGCTAGCGCGATCGAGGGACAGATCACCACCACCAGCGTTGAGGAAACCGTGGACTTGCTCAATGCGGCCCGCAGTGTGATCATTGTGCCCGGTTATGGGATGGCGGTGGCCCAGGCCCAGCATCCTGTGTCGGAAATTACCCAAATGCTCCGGAAAAAAGGGGTAACGGTGCGCTTTGGCATTCACCCCGTCGCCGGTCGCTTGCCCGGTCACATGAATGTGCTACTGGCGGAGGCCAATGTGCCCTATGACATTGTTTTAGAAATGGACGAAATTAACGAAGATTTCCCCGAAACCGATGTGGTGTTGGTGATTGGGGCCAATGATACCGTCAATCCCAGTGCTTTGGAGGATCCCACCAGTCCGATCGCCGGAATGCCCGTGTTGGAAGTCTGGAAGGGGGCGGATGTGATTGTGATGAAGCGGGGCATGGCCAGCGGCTATGCAGGGGTGGAAAATCCCCTATTTTATAAGGACAATACCCACATGTTGTTTGGGGATGCCAAAACCAACGTGACGGCGATCTTGGGTCAGTTGTTGGCCCAGAAGTCCAGCGGTAAAGGTGCGGCCAAGGAGCTACTCAAGGTTTAA